The following are from one region of the Rhizobacter sp. AJA081-3 genome:
- a CDS encoding bifunctional diguanylate cyclase/phosphodiesterase, producing MSSHRPRPFRLTRYFSLASLAGILLVTASLFWTFRALTERHLLDQQSRSNAELTRAFANSVWGRYRVFVATSTGRSRDDLLADAALAGLRADVLTKMHGLSIAKVKIYNLAGTTVFSTDASQIGEDKSGNQGFNDARAGGVASQITYRERFDAFEGVINNRNLIASYVPIRISADSPVEGVFEVYADVTELIDKQHRAQWQVAAIVLMLLGTLYGFLLIVVRKADGIIAAQEAERAAKEEQVRHQAYHDALTGLPNRAYFSERLSEAVSLAARHGHNCGLMFIDLDRFKIVNDSLGHPAGDALLRAVSERIHQCLRGSDLLFRMGGDEFTVILPQVGLPEDAAYVARRITAAVAQPVTVQGHELTVGATIGIAVFPADGQSAEALVKNADAAMYAAKEGGRGTHAFYSADMNQRSLQRLDLECALKKGFRDGEFELHYQPRIDAATRRVVALEALLRWASPTRGLVLPGMFIGTLEDTGMMPIVGEWVLRTACAQTRAWHEAGMAPLRVSVNVSTSQFQSDTFVPMVRRVLAESGAVPAQLELELTESLLIAHADRARTTIAELKAMGLRISIDDFGTGYSSLNYLRHLDVDFLKIDRSFVTDIASNPRDRAVASAIIELAGALDIAVVAEGVETQAQAAFFSSTPCAELQGFLFCRPLPAQRVMGFVAEEQQSLSSVRAQPGDATGLPA from the coding sequence GTGTCGTCACACCGACCGCGCCCCTTTCGGCTGACGCGCTACTTCTCGCTGGCCAGCCTCGCGGGCATCCTGCTGGTCACGGCCAGCCTGTTCTGGACCTTCCGCGCGCTGACGGAACGCCACCTGCTCGATCAGCAAAGCCGCTCGAACGCCGAGCTCACGCGAGCATTCGCCAACTCGGTCTGGGGTCGCTACCGCGTCTTCGTGGCCACGTCGACGGGGCGCTCCCGCGACGACTTGCTGGCCGATGCCGCGCTGGCCGGCCTGCGCGCCGATGTGCTGACCAAGATGCACGGCCTGTCGATCGCCAAGGTGAAGATCTACAACCTCGCCGGCACCACGGTGTTCTCCACCGACGCATCCCAGATCGGCGAAGACAAGAGCGGCAACCAGGGCTTCAACGACGCTCGCGCGGGCGGCGTGGCCAGCCAGATCACCTACCGCGAGCGCTTTGATGCATTCGAAGGCGTCATCAACAACCGCAACCTGATCGCCTCGTACGTACCGATCCGGATCTCCGCCGACTCACCGGTCGAAGGCGTGTTCGAGGTCTATGCCGACGTGACCGAACTGATCGACAAGCAGCACCGCGCGCAATGGCAGGTGGCTGCCATCGTGCTCATGCTGCTGGGCACGCTGTATGGTTTCCTGCTGATCGTGGTGCGCAAGGCCGACGGGATCATCGCGGCGCAAGAGGCCGAGCGGGCGGCCAAGGAAGAGCAGGTACGCCATCAGGCCTACCACGATGCGCTGACCGGGCTGCCCAACCGAGCCTACTTCTCCGAGCGCCTGTCCGAGGCGGTATCGCTGGCGGCACGCCACGGCCACAACTGCGGCCTGATGTTCATCGACCTGGACCGCTTCAAGATCGTCAACGACAGCCTCGGCCACCCGGCCGGCGACGCCCTGCTCCGGGCGGTGTCCGAGCGCATCCACCAGTGCCTGCGCGGCAGCGACCTGCTGTTCCGGATGGGCGGCGACGAGTTCACCGTCATCCTGCCGCAAGTCGGCTTGCCCGAAGACGCCGCTTACGTGGCACGGCGGATCACCGCGGCAGTGGCTCAGCCGGTGACGGTGCAGGGACACGAACTGACCGTTGGCGCCACCATCGGCATCGCCGTGTTCCCCGCCGACGGGCAGAGTGCCGAAGCGCTGGTGAAGAACGCTGACGCGGCCATGTACGCCGCCAAGGAAGGCGGCCGCGGCACCCATGCCTTCTACAGCGCCGACATGAACCAGCGTTCGCTCCAGCGACTTGACCTCGAGTGCGCGTTGAAGAAGGGCTTCCGCGACGGCGAGTTCGAGCTCCACTACCAGCCCCGCATCGATGCCGCCACGCGCCGCGTGGTCGCTCTCGAGGCCCTGCTTCGCTGGGCCAGCCCGACGCGCGGCCTGGTGCTGCCCGGCATGTTCATCGGCACGCTCGAGGACACCGGCATGATGCCCATCGTCGGTGAATGGGTGCTGCGCACGGCCTGCGCGCAGACGCGTGCCTGGCACGAGGCCGGCATGGCGCCGTTGCGGGTGTCGGTGAACGTCTCGACTTCGCAGTTCCAGAGCGACACTTTCGTCCCCATGGTGCGGCGCGTGCTCGCCGAAAGCGGCGCCGTGCCCGCGCAGCTCGAGCTGGAGCTGACCGAATCGCTGCTGATCGCCCACGCCGATCGGGCCCGCACCACCATTGCCGAGCTCAAGGCGATGGGTCTGCGAATCTCGATCGACGATTTCGGCACCGGCTATTCATCGCTGAACTACCTGCGCCATCTGGATGTCGACTTCCTGAAGATCGATCGCAGTTTCGTGACCGACATCGCCAGCAATCCGCGCGACCGCGCCGTGGCCAGTGCCATCATCGAACTCGCCGGCGCCCTGGACATCGCCGTGGTCGCCGAGGGCGTGGAGACGCAGGCGCAGGCGGCCTTCTTCAGCTCGACCCCTTGCGCCGAACTGCAGGGCTTTCTCTTCTGCCGCCCCCTGCCGGCCCAGCGGGTGATGGGTTTCGTCGCCGAGGAGCAGCAGAGCCTCTCCAGCGTTCGGGCTCAACCGGGCGATGCCACCGGGCTGCCTGCGTGA
- the glsA gene encoding glutaminase A, with protein MTSPIQDYLERLHRELAGITDGQVATYIPELAKADPAGFGIAIATVDGRVYEVGSTHMPFTIQSISKPLVYGVALEDRGVDHVRRTVGVEPSGDAFNSISLEPETGRPMNPMINAGAIATSSLVAGATREQRLARVLAAMSAYAGRALGIDEAVFESERATGHRNRAIGHMLRNYDIVTEDPEEALDLYFRQCSVLIDCRDLALMAATLANGGTNPVTGASAVRSEFVGPILSVMATCGVYDFTGEWVYRVGLPAKSGVGGGIMAVLPGQLGIAVYSPALDERGNSVRGVKACETISRDLGLHFLQPPRASVSTVRASYTLAELRSKRRRSAAENSLLAEHGAAARVFELQGDLRFATIEPVLHAIVDDPRPLQFAVLDFKRVSHVDGAATRMLAALIGRCAGRGQHVVLTRVRRGELLAALDTEIDPRNARALSFQPQLDLGLEWCERALLAQHGGTHASSAIDRLADHRLCEGAAPEDVAFLETLVSRVQSEPGALLVRRGDPADAIYFLMRGEVSVVVDLPGGGQKRLSTLSAGMSFGEMALLAGGQRSASARADTPVDCCTLDREAFARLETERPALALRLLRNLLQGTLQTAVQLTGEVAALEG; from the coding sequence GTGACATCGCCCATCCAGGACTACCTCGAGCGCCTGCACCGCGAGCTCGCCGGCATCACCGACGGCCAGGTCGCCACCTACATCCCCGAGCTTGCCAAGGCCGACCCGGCAGGCTTCGGCATCGCCATTGCCACTGTCGATGGCCGCGTCTACGAGGTCGGCTCGACGCACATGCCCTTCACCATCCAGTCGATCTCCAAGCCGCTGGTCTACGGCGTCGCGCTGGAGGACCGCGGCGTGGACCACGTGCGCCGCACCGTCGGTGTCGAGCCCTCGGGCGATGCTTTCAACTCCATCAGCCTGGAGCCGGAGACGGGCCGGCCGATGAACCCGATGATCAACGCCGGCGCCATCGCCACCTCGTCGCTGGTGGCCGGCGCGACACGCGAGCAGCGGCTCGCGCGCGTGCTCGCGGCCATGTCGGCCTACGCCGGCCGGGCGCTCGGCATCGACGAGGCGGTGTTCGAATCGGAGCGCGCCACCGGCCACCGCAACCGCGCCATCGGCCACATGCTGCGCAACTACGACATCGTCACCGAGGACCCGGAAGAGGCGCTCGACCTCTACTTCCGCCAGTGCTCGGTCCTGATCGACTGCCGCGACCTGGCGCTGATGGCCGCCACGCTGGCCAACGGCGGCACGAATCCCGTCACCGGCGCGAGCGCCGTGCGCAGCGAGTTCGTCGGCCCCATCCTCAGCGTGATGGCCACCTGCGGCGTCTACGACTTCACCGGCGAATGGGTCTACCGTGTCGGGCTGCCGGCCAAGAGCGGCGTGGGCGGAGGCATCATGGCCGTGCTGCCGGGGCAGCTGGGCATCGCCGTGTACTCGCCGGCGCTGGACGAGCGCGGCAACAGCGTGCGCGGCGTGAAGGCCTGCGAGACCATCTCGCGCGACCTCGGCCTGCACTTCCTGCAGCCGCCGCGCGCCTCGGTGTCGACGGTGCGCGCGAGCTACACGCTGGCCGAGCTGCGCTCCAAGCGCCGACGCTCGGCGGCCGAGAACAGCCTGCTCGCCGAGCACGGTGCCGCGGCGCGCGTGTTCGAGCTGCAGGGCGACCTGCGCTTCGCGACCATCGAGCCGGTGCTGCATGCCATCGTCGACGACCCGCGGCCGCTGCAGTTCGCGGTGCTGGACTTCAAGCGCGTCAGCCATGTCGACGGTGCCGCCACGCGCATGCTTGCCGCGCTGATCGGTCGCTGCGCCGGACGCGGCCAGCACGTGGTACTGACCCGCGTGCGGCGCGGCGAACTGCTCGCGGCGCTGGACACCGAGATCGACCCGCGCAACGCGCGCGCGCTGAGCTTCCAGCCGCAGCTCGACCTCGGCCTGGAGTGGTGCGAACGTGCGCTGCTCGCGCAGCATGGCGGCACGCACGCCAGCAGCGCGATCGACCGCCTGGCCGATCACCGCCTGTGCGAAGGCGCCGCGCCGGAGGATGTCGCTTTCCTCGAGACGCTGGTCTCGCGCGTGCAGTCGGAGCCGGGCGCGCTGCTGGTGCGCCGCGGCGACCCGGCCGATGCGATCTACTTCCTGATGCGCGGCGAGGTGAGCGTGGTCGTCGATCTGCCCGGCGGCGGCCAGAAGCGCCTGTCGACGCTGTCGGCAGGCATGAGCTTCGGCGAGATGGCCTTGCTCGCCGGCGGCCAGCGCTCGGCCAGCGCGCGCGCCGACACGCCGGTCGACTGCTGCACGCTGGACCGTGAGGCCTTCGCGCGCCTGGAAACCGAGCGCCCGGCCCTCGCGCTGCGCCTGCTGCGCAACCTGCTGCAGGGCACGCTGCAGACCGCCGTGCAGCTCACCGGCGAAGTGGCCGCACTCGAAGGCTGA